A single genomic interval of Bradyrhizobium sp. AZCC 1693 harbors:
- the phnY gene encoding phosphonoacetaldehyde dehydrogenase: MNIQAPTIRHEKMRIAGYFVDTDERVEVFNPYTNKVIGTVPAARTEHVRDAFAKAKAFKPKLSRYERQQILLRTADILSSRKEDFARLITAESGLCWKDSLYEAGRAYDVYSFAGQLAILDDGETFSCDISPQGKARKIFTTRTPLLGAISAITPFNHPLNMVSHKIAPAIATNNRIVLKPTELTPLTALALADVLYEAGLPPEMLSVVTGNPHSMGDAMITDPDADLVTFTGSVRVGKHIAATAGYKRIVLELGGNDPLIVMEDADLEKAAELAVAGATRNSGQRCTAVKRILCVEAVADTFSELVLKKAKTLKCGDPMDPAVDVGTVIHERAAMEFERRVNDAVRDGARLLHGNDRKGALYPPTVVDHIPYTSELVMQETFGPVVPIIRVPNDIDSVIRISNSTAFGLSSGVCTNRLDYITRFVNGLDVGTVNVWEVPGYRIEMSPFGGIKDSGLGYKEGVQEAMKGFTNVKTYSLPWPT, translated from the coding sequence ATGAACATCCAGGCACCGACCATTCGCCATGAAAAGATGCGTATCGCGGGATACTTCGTGGATACCGATGAGCGTGTGGAAGTTTTCAATCCCTATACCAACAAGGTGATTGGTACCGTTCCAGCCGCACGTACCGAGCATGTACGAGACGCCTTTGCCAAGGCCAAGGCTTTTAAACCGAAGCTCAGCCGGTACGAGCGGCAACAGATTCTGCTGCGGACTGCCGACATCCTCTCCAGCCGCAAGGAAGATTTCGCGCGGCTGATCACCGCCGAGTCCGGGCTTTGCTGGAAGGACTCGCTCTATGAGGCCGGCCGCGCCTACGACGTCTATTCGTTTGCGGGTCAGCTGGCGATCCTGGACGATGGCGAAACCTTTTCGTGCGACATCAGCCCGCAAGGCAAGGCGCGCAAGATATTCACGACGCGCACGCCGCTGTTGGGCGCAATTTCCGCGATCACGCCCTTCAATCATCCACTCAACATGGTGAGTCACAAGATCGCGCCGGCGATCGCTACCAACAACCGGATCGTGCTGAAGCCGACGGAATTGACGCCGCTGACCGCGCTGGCGCTGGCCGACGTGCTCTACGAAGCGGGCCTGCCGCCGGAAATGCTGTCCGTCGTCACCGGAAATCCGCATTCCATGGGCGACGCGATGATCACAGACCCGGACGCGGACCTCGTGACCTTCACCGGCTCGGTGCGGGTCGGCAAGCACATCGCGGCAACTGCCGGCTACAAGCGAATTGTGCTCGAACTCGGTGGAAATGATCCGCTGATCGTGATGGAAGACGCGGATCTCGAGAAGGCGGCCGAACTCGCGGTCGCCGGCGCCACCAGGAATTCCGGCCAGCGTTGCACGGCGGTCAAGCGCATCCTGTGCGTGGAGGCCGTAGCAGACACATTTTCCGAGCTCGTGCTCAAAAAAGCCAAGACGCTGAAATGCGGTGACCCGATGGATCCGGCGGTGGATGTTGGAACCGTGATCCACGAACGCGCTGCTATGGAATTTGAACGTCGCGTCAATGACGCCGTCCGCGACGGTGCTCGGCTGCTCCACGGCAACGACCGGAAGGGCGCGCTGTATCCGCCGACCGTAGTCGACCACATCCCCTACACCAGCGAGCTGGTGATGCAGGAAACGTTCGGGCCGGTGGTGCCGATCATCCGGGTGCCCAATGACATCGACAGCGTAATCAGGATTTCCAATTCGACGGCCTTCGGTCTGTCGTCGGGCGTGTGCACCAACCGGCTCGACTACATCACACGTTTTGTGAACGGACTCGACGTTGGAACCGTGAACGTGTGGGAAGTGCCGGGCTATCGGATCGAGATGTCCCCGTTCGGTGGCATCAAGGATTCCGGCCTTGGATACAAGGAAGGCGTTCAGGAAGCAATGAAGGGCTTCACCAACGTGAAGACCTATTCGCTTCCCTGGCCCACGTAA
- the phnA gene encoding phosphonoacetate hydrolase, translating into MQANGKTIAVNGRDYYAPERPTVVICLDGSEPGYIEKAIEAGVAPTFARFMKEGAHVHANSVIPSFTNPNNLSIITGRPPAVHGIAGNYFYDTASGVEVMMNDPKFLRAPTILSGVHDAGYKVAAITAKDKLRTLLSHGLDYSTGRAFAFSSEKADQATVANNGIDQVLEFVGLPLPQVYSADLSEFVFAAGVKLVQHHRPDLMYLSTTDYIQHKVGLGTRIANDFYAMIDGYLALFDALGCNIVATADHGMNDKFLPDGKPDVLYLQDLMDEWTGKGAARVILPITDPYVAHHGALGSFATIYAPQGSNVDALLVRLRKVDGVELAQTRKEACARFELPADRIGDIVVISSKHKVLGTSRARHDLSGLTEPLRSHGGLTEERVPLIANRKIVLPPGHLLRNFDAFDVALNRMH; encoded by the coding sequence ATGCAAGCCAACGGAAAGACCATTGCCGTCAACGGCCGCGATTACTACGCGCCCGAGCGGCCGACCGTCGTGATTTGTCTCGACGGTTCCGAGCCCGGATATATCGAGAAGGCCATCGAGGCCGGCGTGGCGCCGACATTTGCGCGCTTCATGAAGGAAGGTGCTCACGTTCACGCCAACAGCGTCATTCCAAGCTTCACCAATCCGAACAACCTGTCGATCATCACCGGGCGGCCGCCGGCGGTACATGGGATCGCCGGCAATTACTTCTATGACACCGCAAGCGGCGTCGAAGTGATGATGAACGATCCCAAATTCCTGCGCGCGCCGACGATTCTCTCGGGTGTGCATGATGCCGGATACAAGGTCGCAGCCATTACCGCCAAGGACAAACTGCGCACGCTGCTGTCGCATGGGCTGGATTATTCCACCGGCCGGGCCTTCGCCTTTTCGTCGGAGAAGGCCGACCAGGCCACGGTGGCAAACAACGGAATAGACCAAGTTCTCGAATTCGTCGGTCTGCCGCTTCCCCAGGTATATTCCGCCGATCTTTCCGAATTTGTGTTTGCCGCCGGCGTCAAGCTCGTCCAGCACCATCGTCCCGACCTGATGTATCTCTCGACCACCGATTACATCCAGCACAAGGTTGGACTCGGCACCAGGATCGCCAACGATTTCTACGCGATGATCGACGGTTACCTGGCGCTGTTCGATGCGCTCGGTTGCAATATCGTCGCAACGGCCGACCACGGCATGAACGACAAGTTCTTGCCGGATGGAAAGCCAGATGTCCTTTACCTGCAGGACCTCATGGACGAGTGGACCGGCAAGGGAGCGGCGCGGGTAATCCTGCCGATCACCGATCCCTACGTCGCCCATCACGGCGCGCTCGGCTCTTTCGCGACGATCTATGCCCCGCAGGGCAGCAACGTCGATGCGCTGCTTGTCCGGCTTCGCAAGGTCGACGGCGTCGAACTGGCACAGACCCGAAAGGAAGCGTGTGCCCGTTTCGAACTGCCAGCCGATCGTATCGGCGACATCGTGGTCATCTCCTCCAAGCACAAGGTGCTGGGAACCAGCCGGGCGCGTCACGACCTGTCGGGATTGACCGAGCCTCTCAGGTCGCACGGTGGACTGACTGAGGAGCGCGTTCCGCTGATCGCAAACCGGAAGATCGTGCTTCCGCCTGGTCACCTCTTGCGGAATTTCGACGCCTTCGACGTTGCCCTCAATCGCATGCATTGA
- a CDS encoding MFS transporter, whose protein sequence is MSVISAPASVGSLGVTNPELAVSFRRAQWRMLLAAMFCYLFFYTGRQTFGFAIPGIQAEFGVSKATLGWASAALLWCYAIGQAINGNLGDKFGGRRVMSAGAILSFIMNWATSLSTGIVSLSVFWGINGYFQSMGWAPGSRLLSNWWGRHERGMVYGLYTFAAGLASVLSFVTSLVVVGYFQLDWRWIFRLPVVLLLVGGIAFYLIARERPEDMGFESPHDDAVDDAAKEAGSVIDSESSFSRYKAVLSNWRLLVAGLAIGFQNAARYGLLVWVPVHFLGSNWSKAGAASAIDPRWISIALPVGMAVGAFSNGWVSDKIFGSRRYAAIVLYMVLAAITSLYMYTIPTTEVYLGMGVLFLCGFFVYGPQSSFWALCPDLVGHKRAGTATGVMNFCAYLFAGLGEPIIGHFMDTRHDTSLVFIVVATCAAMSAGVAAFIRR, encoded by the coding sequence ATGTCAGTCATTTCTGCCCCCGCGAGCGTCGGCTCGTTGGGGGTGACAAATCCGGAGTTGGCAGTTTCTTTCCGGCGCGCGCAATGGCGCATGCTGCTCGCGGCGATGTTTTGCTATCTGTTCTTCTACACCGGCCGTCAGACTTTCGGCTTTGCCATTCCTGGCATCCAGGCCGAGTTCGGCGTCAGCAAGGCCACGCTCGGCTGGGCCAGCGCGGCACTGTTGTGGTGCTACGCGATCGGCCAGGCGATCAACGGAAACCTCGGCGACAAGTTCGGCGGCCGTCGCGTAATGAGCGCAGGCGCGATCCTGTCCTTCATCATGAACTGGGCGACAAGTCTGTCGACGGGTATCGTCAGCCTCTCGGTGTTCTGGGGCATCAACGGCTATTTCCAGTCGATGGGCTGGGCGCCTGGGAGTCGGCTTCTGTCCAACTGGTGGGGACGGCACGAACGCGGGATGGTCTATGGACTGTACACCTTTGCAGCCGGGCTTGCCTCGGTGCTCTCCTTCGTCACCTCGCTGGTCGTCGTCGGTTATTTCCAGCTCGACTGGCGCTGGATATTCCGGCTTCCGGTCGTGCTACTGCTGGTTGGCGGCATTGCCTTCTATCTGATCGCGCGCGAACGTCCGGAAGACATGGGATTCGAATCGCCGCATGACGACGCGGTGGACGACGCGGCAAAGGAAGCCGGCTCGGTCATCGATTCCGAGAGTTCTTTTTCCAGATACAAGGCCGTGCTATCGAACTGGAGATTGCTGGTGGCCGGCCTTGCCATCGGTTTCCAGAACGCCGCCAGGTATGGGCTTCTTGTGTGGGTCCCCGTGCATTTCCTTGGCAGCAACTGGTCGAAGGCTGGGGCTGCTTCGGCGATCGATCCGCGCTGGATCAGCATCGCACTGCCGGTAGGCATGGCGGTCGGCGCATTCAGCAACGGATGGGTGTCGGACAAGATCTTCGGCTCGCGCCGTTACGCCGCTATCGTGCTCTACATGGTGTTGGCGGCGATCACGTCGCTCTACATGTACACCATCCCGACCACGGAAGTGTATCTCGGAATGGGCGTCCTGTTCCTGTGCGGCTTCTTCGTCTATGGCCCGCAATCCTCGTTCTGGGCGTTGTGTCCCGACCTGGTTGGTCATAAGCGCGCGGGAACGGCGACCGGCGTGATGAACTTCTGCGCGTACCTGTTCGCCGGATTGGGAGAACCGATCATCGGGCACTTCATGGACACCCGGCACGACACTTCGCTGGTATTTATCGTTGTGGCGACGTGCGCCGCCATGAGCGCCGGAGTTGCGGCATTCATCAGACGCTAG
- a CDS encoding LysR substrate-binding domain-containing protein, with the protein MKFCDEAHELLGARGKATTGHLRLATVGPFHATEILAAFRRNHPGVQISTLLGNSERTLRHIIDFEAEVAILAEVPADPRVMMIPYRTHRVIVFVNGDHPWFKRKSVKLRELADQPLVLRERGSTTRRAFEAAMHDEGLKINPVFEIESREGVWKAVERGLGISVVADFEFVPHSNLHALEISDHVIKTQYSIAYHRERAHSPIIKAFIDTVSRMKKTTR; encoded by the coding sequence ATGAAATTCTGCGACGAGGCTCATGAATTGCTTGGTGCGCGCGGCAAAGCAACGACGGGGCACTTGCGTCTGGCAACGGTCGGCCCCTTTCACGCGACCGAGATCTTGGCCGCGTTCAGGCGCAACCATCCCGGCGTGCAGATCTCGACGTTGCTTGGCAATTCCGAACGCACCCTTCGCCACATCATCGACTTCGAAGCCGAGGTCGCCATTCTGGCGGAGGTCCCGGCGGACCCGCGCGTGATGATGATTCCTTACCGGACACACCGCGTGATCGTGTTCGTCAATGGAGATCATCCGTGGTTCAAGCGAAAATCCGTCAAGCTGCGCGAGCTTGCCGATCAGCCCCTCGTTCTGCGCGAGCGCGGTTCCACGACGCGACGTGCATTCGAAGCGGCGATGCATGACGAAGGTTTGAAGATCAACCCGGTTTTCGAGATCGAAAGCCGCGAAGGCGTTTGGAAAGCGGTTGAGCGGGGACTCGGCATCAGCGTGGTAGCTGATTTCGAATTCGTCCCGCACTCAAACCTGCATGCGCTGGAAATCAGCGATCACGTCATCAAGACACAATATAGCATCGCCTATCACAGGGAGCGCGCACATTCCCCGATCATAAAAGCGTTTATCGATACGGTCAGCCGAATGAAAAAGACGACTCGCTGA
- a CDS encoding phosphonoacetaldehyde reductase has translation MWRYGNPVQVEFGIDSFAKLPDLIGRRRYALVTYGEPFFDDLAGKLEKTAGRPALVVRDVAPNPDYRLLAEQAGRFAALQQQPEVIVALGGGSVIDSAKVFAAAGGDFGKVKTYLESQKGAEQLSQIPIIAVPTTAGTGSEVTCWGTVWDEASGKKYSLARPGLYPSHAVIDPRLMLGKPLLLTISTGLDALSHSLESLWNLNNNPVSANHAVFAARNILDVLPELVRDLGNVELRSRMAMAALFAGLAFSNTKTAIAHSLSYPITLRHRVQHGIACSFSLPMVLRSVQGAGGLCEDSLKQIFGANLAQGADDLEDFMGMLGISCNPASYKIDRQEWRALIEESLEGERGKNFLGSRERLIEASQMLRLPKARTA, from the coding sequence ATGTGGCGATACGGAAACCCGGTTCAGGTCGAATTCGGCATCGACAGCTTTGCCAAGCTGCCTGATTTGATCGGAAGGCGGCGGTATGCTCTGGTCACCTATGGCGAGCCGTTCTTTGACGACCTTGCGGGCAAGCTGGAAAAGACGGCCGGCCGACCTGCTTTAGTCGTCCGCGATGTCGCACCCAATCCCGATTATCGATTGCTGGCCGAGCAAGCCGGCCGTTTCGCCGCGCTGCAGCAGCAGCCGGAGGTGATCGTCGCGCTCGGTGGCGGCTCGGTGATCGACTCGGCCAAGGTGTTCGCGGCAGCCGGCGGCGACTTCGGCAAGGTCAAGACGTACCTTGAAAGCCAGAAGGGCGCCGAGCAACTCTCGCAGATTCCCATCATCGCCGTTCCGACCACTGCCGGCACCGGCAGCGAAGTTACGTGCTGGGGCACCGTCTGGGACGAGGCGAGCGGCAAGAAGTACTCCCTCGCCCGGCCGGGCCTTTACCCCAGCCACGCCGTTATCGACCCGCGCCTCATGCTCGGCAAGCCGTTGCTGTTGACGATCAGCACCGGACTGGATGCGTTGTCGCATTCGCTGGAAAGCCTGTGGAACCTCAACAACAACCCGGTGTCGGCGAACCACGCGGTATTTGCCGCGCGCAACATACTGGACGTGTTGCCGGAGCTGGTGCGCGATCTCGGCAACGTCGAATTGCGCAGCCGGATGGCGATGGCTGCCTTGTTTGCAGGGCTGGCGTTCTCCAACACCAAGACGGCTATCGCACATTCCTTATCCTATCCGATCACGCTGCGGCATCGCGTTCAGCACGGAATCGCCTGCTCGTTTTCATTGCCGATGGTGCTGCGCAGCGTTCAGGGTGCAGGCGGCCTCTGCGAGGACAGCCTGAAACAGATTTTCGGCGCCAATCTCGCGCAGGGAGCCGACGATCTCGAAGACTTCATGGGAATGCTCGGCATTTCCTGCAATCCGGCTTCGTACAAGATCGATCGCCAGGAATGGCGCGCCCTGATCGAAGAGTCGCTCGAAGGCGAGCGTGGCAAGAATTTTCTCGGCTCGAGAGAAAGACTGATCGAGGCGTCGCAGATGTTGCGTCTGCCGAAGGCCAGAACTGCCTGA